The Aedes albopictus strain Foshan chromosome 2, AalbF5, whole genome shotgun sequence region CCATCCTCGCCACCATCACCACGTTGCCCCTCACGCTCCCCATCACGATCCACGTCAGGATCCTCGCCAATCGCATCCCGCTGCTCATCAAGCTCTACGTCACCCTCATCACGTTGCTCGTCACGGTCCTCATCACCATCCTCGCCACCATCACCACGTTGACCCTCACGCTCCCCATCACGGTCCTTGCCCCGATCCCCGTCACAATTCTCATCTCCCTCGTTACGCTCCCCTTCACGATCCTCGTCACCATCGTCGCTATCATCAAATCGCTACATTTTTTCCAGTGAAGAAAGACGTAAGTTACCTTTGCACTAGATTAATTTGTGAAACTTAGACTTTGGTTTCATTTATAGCCTCAAAATGTAATACTACTCAATCCCGGAGCAGATCATTGGTCTCATCATCATCAACGGTTCGTTGTAGCCAAAAACCGATTCGGCGGTCCATTAGCCGATCTGTAGCACCAACAACAAAATCGTAAGCAAGTTCTATGAAATAAATGATTCGTTGGTTCATCAAAGTTTTTCGTATTTTTGCAGAGACCACAGCAAGAAGCGGTATTCAGATTCAAGTATCATACGAAAACGAAAACAATCCTCTGAATCCAGTACCTCCACATTCGAAACAAACAAATCGTTAAAATCGTCTCAATTACAGAATGCTTCTACCCAAACAGGGAATTTTGTTCTGGATTACGAGCCTCGTACGCAAGCTCGTACGTCTTCTCTTGACATGCACATTGGAACGAACTTGAACAATACTCCTTCCGGCATTCGTTGTTGTTGTTCAGACCAAAATTGTGAAGTTGCCAAACAAAGTAAAACTTCAATTGAAACCCTGAACAAGAAAATAAGCCATTTAACTGAACAACTCAAAATGAATGCAAGAGATTTGGAGTTTATTTCAGTATCTGACGATAAATGTTTGTATTATACGGGTATAAGCAGCTTCAAAACGGTGCAGCACCTATTCAACTACTTGAAGGATAACATAAGTCAACCGCATTGCAACTTTACGAAAGAACAAGTCTTTGTAATGACATTGACCAAACTTCGACTTAATCATCAATTTCAAACATTGGCCTACGATTATAAAGTATGTCCGAAcacaatttcaaaatattttcacaGGTTAGTTAAACTAATTGAATATGATATCgtaataataattttaaaaaattatgTTTGACTTTACAGGACGCTAGAAATTATTGATAGATGTTTGGGGTACGCTCTGGAAATGCCTGATAAAAATGTGCTTTCGAATCATACACCAAAGCGTTTTAAAGATCAGTTTGGCGATAGACGTATACTTATCATTGACTGTTTTGAGGTACGTTCTGAAACGCCAGAAAACCCTAAAGCTGCGGTTTCACACTTCAGTAATTACAAAAAATCGGAGACAACCAAATTTTTAATATCGATTTGTCCAGATGGCAATATTGCTTTCATATCCCCTGGGTATGGTGGCAGATGCTCCGACAAAAAAATTGTCCAGGATTCTGGTATTTTGAACTATATTGAAGCAGGAGATGTAATTATTGCCGATAAAGGTTTTGACattgctgatttggttgaaagtaAGGGAGCAATTCTCAACATTCCATTGTTTCTTATTAATAAGAGGCAATTCAGGCCtgctgaaattgaaaaaaatcggcAAGTAACGAAATTGAGGATTCATGTTGAAAGATGTATAGCAGGCTTGAAAAACAAATTCTTAATTATATCACAGATTATACCAGTAGGTTTACTAGTAAGATttgaaaatgacaaaaatattgtTGATCTAGTTGCTAGAGTTTGTTGTATTCTGTATAATTTCAATCCTAGTATTATTAAGTGAATTCTAAACCATAAATCCACATGAAATAAACTataacaaatgttttttttttattgaaatacgATAAAAGTCCATACTAagcaaaaaaaatcgcaataccaGAAATGTCTTGGCAATTACACAACCGTACAGTATCGATCATATTCTAAAAGAAAAATgtagatttttaatgttaaaaactgTATTTCGGTTTTCAATAGTagtaaaattgcaaaaaaaaaagcctggtagaaacgttttttttatttatgtgtacttGCAAATTCTACACTTCGAAACGGAAAAGAATCTTCCATAGAATCAATGGAATCGTTTATATCACAAGTTGTTTATCCATGGAAAAAATATTAACCGTTGTGtgaccagcaaaaaaaaaaacatccgtagaatgccggcagggtacccgggtacccacgaaattcaAATGTTAGTAACTCGGTCAATTCTCcatcgattttaattttttttgctcattcaactcagaaactcattatctttcAGGAAAGTAttcggttggaccggtccgataaCCGTGAGTGCCGGAAAATCCGAATTTCCGGGCACATGTTTTTATGGAATAGAATGCACGGCATTTTAAGTGAGCCAGCAGCAACATGGGCATCAATCATCCTAAACCTGTTTCAGCAGAAAGTATCTGACCAGTCACGGATTACAATAGGTGTCGATTCCGAAATTGTGACTTAGGAACAGGATTTCCTTGGGGCCATGGCTGGCAATAAACACTTTTAGATATCTTAACCCCAACAATGTGGACATCAGTATAGTATAAGGACATGTTCCCGAAAATCCCGATTTTTCAAAACCTACCGTCCAACCAAACATTCTTCCAAAAGATGAAGAGTTCCTGAGTtgaatgagcaaaaaaaaaaaataaatcggtaaaaaattggcggagatataatcatttcaatttcgtgggtacccgggtaccctgccggcattccacgtagtaaaaaaaatttagaaactccttcccccgaccctcctcactttaaaattcggtgaACCCCATCAATAGACATATATTCACGAATTCTTAGATGTAGCAGAATTTCAACTTCCTACTATCAAAAACCACAGAAATATCGAGAgttgaaatcgaaaaaggtacacgagtaccctgccggccacagtAGGGTTAATAATGTTTTAATAGTTGATTGGATGCTTAAGGTTAAAAAATGGCTTACTCAATTTTTTGCAGGTATTCTCGGTTAAatatgatagtttttttttagtttttatgaaTAATCATTGCCATCGTTTTGGTATGGGTTGTATGCGTAAATTGATTTATCGTTATCAACGGTG contains the following coding sequences:
- the LOC115254615 gene encoding uncharacterized protein LOC115254615, with product MHIGTNLNNTPSGIRCCCSDQNCEVAKQSKTSIETLNKKISHLTEQLKMNARDLEFISVSDDKCLYYTGISSFKTVQHLFNYLKDNISQPHCNFTKEQVFVMTLTKLRLNHQFQTLAYDYKVCPNTISKYFHRTLEIIDRCLGYALEMPDKNVLSNHTPKRFKDQFGDRRILIIDCFEVRSETPENPKAAVSHFSNYKKSETTKFLISICPDGNIAFISPGYGGRCSDKKIVQDSGILNYIEAGDVIIADKGFDIADLVESKGAILNIPLFLINKRQFRPAEIEKNRQVTKLRIHVERCIAGLKNKFLIISQIIPVGLLVRFENDKNIVDLVARVCCILYNFNPSIIK